Proteins from a genomic interval of Piscinibacter sp. HJYY11:
- a CDS encoding branched-chain amino acid ABC transporter permease, with the protein MDFSIASILTLDGVTNGAIYALLALATVLVFAITRIIFIGQGDFVAYGAITLAILQNGNPVGSFWHRHGDLPGTVWLLLAVAVIAAVVDGVRGMRRGLGSGVLAKEALLTLAVPVLVFAVAWFAGPRSWPLWAQSLFTLAVVTPLGPLVYRLAYEPLADASVLVLLIVSVGVHFALTGLGLVFFGAEGFRNPSFWDERFQLGPVTVSGQAFIIFVATITLMSALFVFFELTLRGKALRATAVNRLGARLMGISTSGAGRLTLGLAAFMGALSGLLIGPTATIFYDSGFLIGLKGFVAAIFGGLASYPAAALGAIFVGVLESFGSFWASAFKEVIVFTVIIPVLLWRSFLHGHDDEE; encoded by the coding sequence ATGGACTTCTCTATCGCCAGCATCCTCACGCTGGACGGCGTCACCAATGGCGCCATCTACGCGCTGCTGGCCCTGGCCACCGTGCTGGTGTTTGCCATCACGCGCATCATCTTCATCGGGCAGGGTGATTTCGTCGCCTATGGCGCGATCACGCTGGCCATCCTGCAGAACGGCAACCCGGTCGGCAGCTTCTGGCACCGCCATGGCGACCTGCCGGGTACGGTGTGGCTGCTGCTCGCGGTGGCGGTGATCGCGGCGGTCGTCGACGGTGTGCGCGGCATGCGCCGCGGGCTCGGCTCCGGGGTGCTCGCGAAGGAAGCGCTGCTCACGCTCGCGGTGCCGGTCCTCGTGTTTGCGGTGGCCTGGTTTGCGGGGCCGCGGAGCTGGCCGCTGTGGGCGCAGAGCCTCTTCACGCTGGCGGTGGTCACGCCGCTCGGCCCGCTGGTGTACCGCCTCGCGTACGAGCCGCTGGCCGACGCGAGCGTGCTGGTGCTGCTCATCGTCTCGGTCGGCGTGCACTTCGCGCTCACCGGTCTCGGCCTCGTGTTCTTCGGTGCCGAAGGTTTCCGCAACCCGAGCTTCTGGGACGAACGTTTCCAGCTCGGCCCGGTCACGGTCTCGGGCCAGGCCTTCATCATCTTCGTGGCGACGATCACGCTGATGTCGGCGCTGTTCGTCTTCTTCGAGCTCACGCTGCGCGGCAAGGCCTTGCGCGCCACGGCGGTCAACCGGCTCGGCGCGCGGCTGATGGGCATCTCGACCTCGGGCGCCGGCCGCCTGACCCTCGGCCTCGCCGCCTTCATGGGGGCGCTGTCGGGCCTTCTCATCGGGCCCACCGCGACCATCTTCTACGACTCCGGCTTCCTCATCGGCCTGAAAGGCTTCGTCGCCGCCATCTTCGGCGGGCTGGCGAGCTACCCGGCCGCGGCGCTGGGCGCCATCTTCGTCGGCGTGCTCGAGAGTTTTGGCTCCTTCTGGGCCAGCGCCTTCAAGGAGGTGATCGTCTTCACCGTGATCATCCCCGTGCTGCTCTGGAGATCCTTCCTCCACGGCCACGACGACGAAGAGTGA
- a CDS encoding feruloyl-CoA synthase, with amino-acid sequence MTAKYRHASVGGAISATLETRADGIKVLRSTEALQPYPVRLTDRLEQFAAEVPDRTFVAKRVNGGDWRRISYADMLARAKAIGQALVDRKLSVDRPVVILSDNDLEHLTLVMGALWVGVPHATISSAYSVVAQDYGKLQYILDKLNPGLVFACDAKAYARAIDCCVPAGTEVVLTQGELPGRKATRFDALLDTAYGPTGEAAHAKVDADTIAKFMFTSGSTKNPKGVVVTQRMWCANQQMLRQSMAFLAEQPPVLVDWLPWNHTFGGNHNVGITLYNGGTMYIDDGKPTPKGIVETLRNLREIQPTVYFNVPKGFDEIASAMNTDAALRESLFKRVAAFMCGGAGISQATWNLLDQHAEATVGERIRVIGGLGMTETAPSCTFVLGTDARAGFIGLPCPGVDVKLVPQGDKTEVRFRGPNVMPGYWRDEENTAKAFDDEGFYCTGDAVTWVDANDHNKGLMFDGRIAEDFKLSTATFVSVGPLKAAVVSQGAPLVQDVVITGLNRDEVGALVFPRMEECRHLAGLPDAASTEEVLTHPKVVDFFQALANKLWARGTGSANRIARLHVLREPPSIDKGEITDKGSINQRNVLTHRAALVDALYDGSVAGLVLPRA; translated from the coding sequence GTGACGGCGAAGTACCGGCACGCAAGCGTCGGCGGCGCGATCAGTGCGACGCTGGAGACGCGCGCCGATGGCATCAAGGTGCTGCGTTCGACCGAGGCGTTGCAGCCCTACCCGGTGCGCCTCACCGATCGTCTGGAGCAGTTCGCGGCCGAGGTGCCCGACCGCACCTTCGTCGCCAAACGCGTGAACGGTGGCGACTGGCGCCGCATCTCCTACGCCGACATGCTGGCCCGCGCCAAGGCCATCGGCCAGGCGCTCGTCGACCGCAAGCTCTCGGTCGACCGCCCGGTGGTCATCCTCTCCGACAACGACCTCGAGCACCTGACCCTCGTGATGGGCGCTCTGTGGGTCGGCGTGCCGCACGCCACCATCTCCTCGGCCTACTCGGTCGTGGCGCAGGACTACGGCAAGCTGCAGTACATCCTCGACAAGCTGAACCCCGGCCTTGTCTTCGCCTGCGATGCCAAGGCCTACGCACGGGCCATCGACTGCTGCGTGCCGGCCGGCACCGAAGTCGTGTTGACGCAGGGCGAACTGCCCGGCCGCAAGGCGACGCGCTTCGACGCGCTGCTCGACACCGCCTACGGCCCGACCGGCGAAGCCGCGCACGCAAAGGTCGACGCCGACACCATCGCCAAGTTCATGTTCACCTCGGGCTCGACCAAGAACCCCAAGGGCGTGGTCGTGACCCAGCGCATGTGGTGCGCCAACCAGCAGATGCTGCGCCAGTCGATGGCCTTCCTGGCCGAACAGCCGCCGGTACTCGTCGACTGGCTGCCCTGGAACCACACCTTCGGCGGCAACCACAACGTCGGCATCACGCTCTACAACGGCGGCACGATGTACATCGACGACGGCAAGCCCACGCCGAAAGGCATCGTCGAGACGCTGCGCAACCTGCGCGAGATCCAGCCCACCGTCTACTTCAACGTGCCCAAGGGCTTCGACGAGATCGCGTCGGCGATGAACACCGACGCCGCCCTGCGCGAATCGCTCTTCAAGCGCGTGGCCGCCTTCATGTGCGGCGGCGCCGGCATCTCGCAGGCGACCTGGAACCTGCTCGACCAGCACGCCGAAGCCACCGTCGGCGAGCGCATCCGCGTCATCGGCGGCCTGGGCATGACCGAGACGGCGCCCTCCTGCACCTTCGTGCTCGGCACCGACGCCCGCGCTGGCTTCATCGGCCTGCCGTGCCCGGGGGTCGACGTGAAGCTCGTGCCGCAAGGCGACAAGACCGAGGTGCGCTTCCGCGGCCCCAACGTCATGCCGGGGTACTGGCGCGACGAGGAAAACACCGCCAAGGCCTTCGACGACGAAGGCTTCTACTGCACCGGCGACGCGGTGACCTGGGTCGATGCGAACGACCACAACAAGGGCCTGATGTTCGACGGCCGCATCGCCGAGGACTTCAAGCTCTCCACCGCCACCTTCGTGAGCGTGGGCCCGCTGAAGGCCGCGGTGGTGTCGCAAGGCGCCCCGCTGGTGCAGGACGTGGTCATCACCGGCCTCAACCGCGACGAAGTCGGCGCACTCGTCTTCCCGCGCATGGAAGAGTGCCGCCACCTCGCCGGCCTGCCCGACGCAGCGTCGACCGAAGAGGTGCTCACGCACCCGAAGGTCGTCGATTTCTTCCAGGCGCTCGCCAACAAGCTCTGGGCCCGTGGCACCGGCAGCGCCAACCGCATCGCGCGCCTGCACGTGCTGCGCGAGCCGCCCTCGATCGACAAGGGCGAGATCACCGACAAGGGCTCGATCAACCAGCGCAACGTGCTGACGCACCGCGCGGCGCTGGTCGATGCGCTCTACGACGGCAGCGTGGCAGGCTTGGTCCTGCCGCGCGCCTGA
- a CDS encoding ABC transporter substrate-binding protein: protein MKAFRPLAIALAALFAAGAAQADITIGVVLPLTGPGNGLGIPVNNYVKLWPTSIAGEKLNVIVLDDASDPTKGVQNAKKLVTEDKVDILVGSAVTPVAIAMAGVAAEAQTVQLMMSPANLPAGRDTWSFRLPQSNAVMAHALIEHMKKKGIKQIGFLGYTDAYGEGWLNDFKAESAKLGGPQIVAVERFARPDTSVTAQALKLVAANPPAILVVASGSGAAMPHKGLIERGYKGTIYQTHAAASRDLMRIGGKDVEGSFVVSGPAVAPEQLPDSHPSKKLALDFVQKYEKAYGAGSRNQFGAHGYDAVIVLEKAVPVALKAGKPGTQAFRTALRDAIENMGRTVLSQGVVTYSKDNHWGFTTETGVILKVVKGEWDVEN, encoded by the coding sequence ATGAAAGCCTTCCGACCCCTTGCCATCGCCCTGGCTGCCCTGTTCGCTGCAGGCGCCGCGCAGGCCGACATCACCATCGGCGTGGTGCTCCCGCTCACCGGGCCCGGCAACGGCCTGGGCATTCCCGTCAACAACTACGTGAAGCTGTGGCCGACGAGCATCGCCGGCGAGAAGCTCAACGTGATCGTGCTCGACGACGCGAGCGACCCGACCAAGGGCGTGCAGAACGCCAAGAAGCTCGTCACCGAAGACAAGGTCGACATCCTGGTGGGCTCGGCCGTGACACCGGTCGCCATCGCGATGGCCGGTGTGGCCGCCGAAGCGCAGACCGTGCAGCTGATGATGTCGCCGGCCAACCTGCCGGCGGGCCGCGACACCTGGTCCTTCCGCCTGCCGCAGAGCAACGCCGTGATGGCGCATGCGCTGATCGAGCACATGAAGAAGAAGGGCATCAAGCAGATCGGCTTCCTGGGCTACACCGACGCGTATGGCGAAGGCTGGCTCAACGACTTCAAGGCCGAGTCGGCCAAGCTCGGTGGCCCGCAGATCGTGGCGGTGGAGCGCTTTGCGCGCCCCGACACCAGCGTGACCGCGCAGGCGTTGAAGCTCGTCGCGGCCAACCCGCCGGCCATCCTCGTGGTCGCCTCGGGCTCCGGTGCCGCCATGCCGCACAAGGGCCTGATCGAGCGCGGCTACAAGGGCACGATCTACCAGACGCACGCGGCCGCGTCGCGCGACCTGATGCGCATCGGTGGCAAGGACGTCGAAGGCTCCTTCGTCGTCTCCGGCCCGGCGGTGGCCCCCGAGCAGCTGCCCGATTCGCACCCGTCGAAGAAGCTCGCGCTCGACTTCGTGCAGAAGTACGAGAAGGCCTATGGCGCCGGCAGCCGCAACCAGTTCGGCGCGCACGGCTACGACGCCGTCATCGTGCTCGAGAAGGCGGTGCCGGTCGCGCTCAAGGCCGGCAAGCCGGGCACGCAAGCCTTCCGCACCGCGCTGCGTGATGCGATCGAGAACATGGGGCGCACGGTGCTGTCGCAGGGCGTGGTGACCTACTCGAAGGACAACCATTGGGGCTTCACGACCGAGACCGGCGTGATCCTCAAGGTGGTCAAGGGTGAGTGGGACGTAGAGAACTGA
- a CDS encoding acyl CoA:acetate/3-ketoacid CoA transferase yields the protein MSKLIDAKAAAGLIPDGATVWLGGLAMMGFAEEIAKAIEARYLESGHPKNLTTWASGAIGNAKDGGMVHFAHPGLLKRMIAGHYGQCGANLMKMVMAGEIEAYNFPQGSLANLPKHIAARTPGLLTKVGLGTFVDPRIEGGKMNSATTQSLNEVVQFAGEEWLFYPSPKVDVALIRATLADEKGNLSMDKEGVLLETLSVAQAVKANGGIVIAQVERIVKAGSLHPKSVKVPGLVVDHVVIGKPENHMQTISTQYNPALAGDIRVPVSAMKPMPLDARKVIARRAAAELIEGAVVNLGIGVPAGVPAVAHEEGLGDAFELSVESGVNGGVPQMGGDFALSLNAESIIEQPLQFNFYDGGGIDVSCLGLAQADASGNVNVSKFSGRPVGCGGFINITQSAKKLVFCGTFTADGLELEIGGGLLKVTKEGAHRKFIKQVEQITFSGSGSVQRQQTVLFITERAVFHLTAEGLELTEVAPGIDLERDVLAHMDFKPVMKNVRPMDPGIFQETWGGLAEAMRHARPLS from the coding sequence ATGAGCAAACTGATAGACGCGAAGGCCGCCGCCGGCCTGATCCCCGACGGCGCCACGGTATGGCTGGGCGGCCTGGCGATGATGGGGTTCGCCGAAGAGATCGCGAAGGCGATCGAGGCGCGTTACCTGGAGAGTGGCCACCCGAAGAACCTGACCACCTGGGCCTCGGGCGCGATCGGCAACGCGAAGGACGGCGGCATGGTGCACTTCGCCCACCCCGGCCTGCTGAAACGCATGATCGCGGGCCATTACGGCCAGTGCGGCGCGAATCTCATGAAGATGGTGATGGCCGGCGAGATCGAGGCATACAACTTCCCGCAGGGCTCGCTGGCCAACCTGCCCAAGCACATCGCGGCGCGTACGCCGGGCCTCTTGACCAAGGTGGGCCTGGGCACCTTCGTCGACCCGCGCATCGAGGGCGGCAAGATGAACAGCGCGACGACGCAAAGCCTCAACGAGGTGGTGCAGTTCGCCGGTGAAGAGTGGCTCTTCTACCCGTCGCCCAAGGTCGACGTGGCGCTGATCCGCGCGACGCTCGCCGACGAGAAGGGCAACCTCTCGATGGACAAGGAAGGCGTGCTGCTCGAGACCCTCTCGGTCGCGCAGGCGGTGAAGGCCAACGGTGGCATCGTGATCGCGCAGGTCGAGCGCATCGTGAAGGCCGGCTCGCTGCACCCGAAGTCGGTGAAGGTGCCGGGTCTGGTCGTCGACCATGTGGTGATCGGCAAACCCGAGAACCACATGCAGACCATCAGCACGCAGTACAACCCGGCGCTGGCCGGTGACATCCGCGTGCCGGTGAGTGCCATGAAGCCGATGCCGCTCGATGCGCGCAAGGTGATCGCCCGCCGCGCCGCGGCCGAACTGATCGAAGGCGCGGTGGTCAACCTCGGCATCGGCGTGCCCGCCGGTGTGCCCGCCGTGGCCCACGAAGAAGGCCTGGGCGATGCCTTCGAGCTCAGCGTGGAGTCTGGCGTCAACGGCGGCGTGCCGCAGATGGGCGGCGACTTCGCGCTCTCGCTCAACGCCGAGTCGATCATCGAGCAGCCGCTGCAGTTCAACTTCTACGACGGCGGCGGCATCGACGTGAGCTGCCTCGGCCTCGCGCAGGCCGATGCCAGCGGCAACGTCAACGTCAGCAAGTTCAGCGGCCGGCCGGTCGGTTGCGGCGGCTTCATCAACATCACGCAGAGCGCGAAGAAGCTGGTCTTCTGCGGCACCTTCACCGCCGATGGCCTGGAACTTGAGATCGGCGGCGGGCTGCTCAAGGTGACGAAAGAAGGCGCGCACCGCAAGTTCATCAAGCAGGTGGAGCAGATCACCTTCAGCGGCTCCGGCTCGGTGCAGCGCCAGCAGACGGTGCTCTTCATCACCGAACGCGCGGTGTTCCACCTCACGGCCGAGGGCCTGGAGCTGACCGAGGTCGCCCCCGGCATCGACCTCGAGCGCGACGTGCTCGCGCACATGGACTTCAAGCCCGTGATGAAGAACGTGCGCCCGATGGACCCGGGCATCTTCCAGGAGACATGGGGCGGCCTGGCAGAGGCGATGCGGCATGCCAGGCCGCTGAGCTGA
- a CDS encoding thiolase family protein — MASKGFFGGFDDIWMIDGVRTPMVDYCGELGAVSATDLGIKVAREVLARTGVPASDIGSVIAGNMAPSDFYQFMFPRLVGLYAGVPTEVPAIMVQRICGTGFELFRQAGEQISGGYCDAALVVGAESMTRNPIAAFTHRTGFKLGAPVEFKDFMWEALVDPAPNITMIQTAENLARKYGITRPEVDAYASRSFARAVAAQEEGFFAGEIVPVTAETFKLDGYADRHIELPRKVEKLDRDTHVRPSPVEVLAKLRTVYPNGVQTGGNSSALVDAGAAAVVASGSYVKANKHKPLARVLAAAAVGVPPEIMGIGPAPAIRLLLERTGLKLDDIGRFEINEAQGAQTLAVAKELGLDQDRLNVHGGAIALGHPLAATGVRLTITVARALRKSGQRYGISSACVGGGQGIALLLENPDAA; from the coding sequence ATGGCCAGCAAAGGTTTCTTCGGCGGCTTCGACGACATCTGGATGATCGACGGCGTGCGCACGCCGATGGTCGACTACTGCGGCGAGCTCGGCGCGGTCAGCGCCACCGACCTCGGCATCAAGGTCGCACGTGAAGTGCTCGCCCGCACCGGCGTGCCGGCGAGCGACATCGGCTCGGTGATCGCCGGCAACATGGCGCCGAGCGACTTCTACCAGTTCATGTTCCCGCGCCTCGTGGGCCTCTACGCCGGCGTGCCGACCGAGGTGCCCGCGATCATGGTGCAGCGCATCTGCGGCACCGGCTTCGAGCTCTTCCGCCAGGCCGGCGAGCAGATCTCGGGGGGCTATTGCGATGCGGCGCTGGTCGTCGGCGCCGAGTCGATGACGCGCAACCCGATCGCCGCCTTCACCCACCGCACCGGCTTCAAGCTCGGCGCACCGGTGGAGTTCAAGGACTTCATGTGGGAAGCGCTGGTCGACCCCGCGCCGAACATCACCATGATCCAGACGGCCGAGAACCTGGCCAGGAAATACGGCATCACGCGCCCCGAGGTCGACGCGTATGCGTCGCGCTCGTTCGCGCGCGCGGTGGCGGCGCAGGAAGAGGGCTTCTTTGCGGGTGAGATCGTCCCGGTGACGGCCGAGACCTTCAAGCTCGACGGGTATGCGGATCGCCACATCGAGCTCCCGCGCAAGGTGGAGAAACTCGACCGCGACACGCACGTGCGCCCCTCGCCGGTGGAAGTGCTGGCCAAGCTGCGCACCGTCTATCCGAATGGCGTGCAGACGGGCGGCAACAGCTCCGCGCTCGTCGATGCGGGCGCAGCGGCCGTGGTCGCGAGCGGCTCCTACGTGAAGGCCAACAAGCACAAGCCGCTGGCCCGCGTGCTCGCGGCCGCCGCCGTCGGCGTGCCGCCCGAGATCATGGGCATCGGCCCGGCGCCGGCGATCCGCCTGCTGCTGGAGCGCACCGGTCTCAAGCTCGACGACATCGGCCGCTTCGAGATCAACGAAGCGCAGGGCGCGCAGACGCTGGCCGTCGCCAAGGAACTCGGCCTCGACCAGGACCGCCTCAACGTGCACGGCGGCGCCATCGCGCTCGGCCACCCGCTCGCCGCGACCGGCGTGCGCCTGACCATCACCGTGGCCCGCGCGCTGCGCAAGAGCGGCCAGCGCTACGGCATCTCGTCGGCCTGCGTGGGCGGCGGACAAGGCATCGCGCTGCTGCTTGAAAACCCTGACGCCGCGTGA
- a CDS encoding crotonase/enoyl-CoA hydratase family protein, with protein MSTDFRPVTGLLASLDLLQVSQAGPVLHLRLNRPAKRNAISDTLIQQLHTAVVNLPDDVRVAIVSGEGDHFCAGLDLSELVERDVGEGVLHSRMWHAAFDQVQFGRVPVVAVLHGAVVGGGLELASATHIRVAEASAYFGLPEGQRGLFVGGGGSARIPRLMGVARMADMMLTGRVYDAQEGLAAGLVQYVVPQGEGFAKAYELAQRIAQNAPLSNYAVTHALPRIADQSQSEGLFTESLMAAVAESTPDAKERLRAFLEKRAGKVVKS; from the coding sequence ATGAGCACAGATTTCCGCCCCGTCACCGGCCTCCTGGCCTCGCTCGACCTGCTGCAGGTCAGCCAGGCCGGCCCGGTGCTGCACCTCCGCCTCAACCGCCCGGCCAAGCGCAACGCCATCTCCGACACGCTGATTCAGCAACTCCACACCGCCGTCGTCAACCTGCCCGACGACGTGCGCGTGGCCATCGTCAGCGGTGAGGGCGATCACTTCTGCGCCGGGCTTGATCTGTCGGAGCTGGTGGAGCGCGACGTGGGCGAGGGCGTGCTGCACTCGCGCATGTGGCATGCCGCCTTCGACCAGGTGCAGTTCGGCCGTGTGCCGGTGGTCGCGGTGCTGCACGGCGCGGTGGTCGGCGGTGGCTTGGAGCTGGCCTCGGCGACGCACATCCGTGTGGCTGAGGCCTCGGCGTATTTCGGCCTGCCCGAAGGCCAGCGTGGCCTCTTTGTCGGCGGTGGCGGCTCGGCGCGCATCCCACGGCTGATGGGCGTGGCGCGCATGGCCGACATGATGTTGACCGGCCGCGTCTACGACGCGCAGGAAGGCCTGGCCGCCGGCCTCGTGCAGTACGTGGTGCCGCAAGGCGAAGGTTTCGCCAAGGCGTATGAACTGGCGCAGCGCATCGCGCAGAACGCGCCGCTGTCCAACTACGCCGTCACGCACGCGCTGCCGCGCATCGCCGACCAGTCACAGTCGGAAGGCCTCTTCACCGAGTCGCTGATGGCGGCGGTGGCCGAGTCCACGCCCGATGCGAAAGAGCGCCTGCGCGCCTTCCTCGAAAAGCGTGCGGGGAAGGTGGTGAAGTCGTGA
- a CDS encoding thioesterase family protein, translating to MPRSTTYTVTVQFGDCDPGGIVFFPNFCRWMDAASLTFFMQCGVKPWRVLENERGIVGTPLLEINTKFLKTATYGDTLTVHTHIEEWRRVAFTQVHRVLRGDELICEGREVRAFVKRDDHDRERLRAIPVPEDIQALCS from the coding sequence ATGCCCCGCAGCACCACCTACACCGTGACCGTGCAGTTCGGCGACTGCGATCCCGGGGGCATCGTGTTCTTCCCAAATTTCTGCCGCTGGATGGACGCGGCTTCGCTGACCTTCTTCATGCAGTGCGGCGTGAAGCCCTGGCGCGTCCTGGAAAACGAGCGCGGCATCGTGGGAACGCCGCTGCTGGAGATCAACACCAAGTTCCTCAAGACCGCGACCTACGGCGACACGCTGACCGTGCACACGCACATCGAAGAGTGGCGCCGCGTGGCCTTCACCCAGGTGCACCGCGTGCTGCGTGGCGACGAGCTGATCTGCGAAGGCCGCGAGGTGCGCGCCTTCGTCAAGCGCGACGACCACGACCGCGAGCGCCTCAGGGCGATCCCCGTGCCTGAAGACATCCAAGCCCTTTGCAGTTGA
- a CDS encoding SDR family NAD(P)-dependent oxidoreductase — protein sequence MKIQGQAALVTGGASGLGAATARELARRGAKVAILDLNTALGEKLAAEIGGIALKCDITDTYSVTAALDAAEKAHGPARIVMNIAGIGTAKRVVQKDGSPAPLEDFERVIRVNLIGTYNVIRLTAARIVALDPLEDGERGVFVNTASAAAFDGQVGQEAYSASKGGLAAMTLPLARDLAQFGVRACTIAPGLFLTPLLAELPQQVQESLAASIPFPKRLGKPEEFGHLAASIVENLSLNGEVIRLDGALRMAAR from the coding sequence ATGAAGATCCAAGGACAAGCAGCCCTCGTCACCGGCGGAGCCTCGGGCCTCGGCGCGGCCACCGCGCGCGAGCTCGCCCGTCGCGGCGCCAAGGTCGCGATCCTCGACCTCAACACCGCGCTCGGCGAGAAACTTGCGGCCGAGATCGGCGGCATCGCGCTCAAGTGCGACATCACCGACACCTACTCCGTCACCGCCGCACTCGACGCCGCCGAAAAGGCCCACGGCCCAGCGCGCATCGTGATGAACATCGCCGGCATCGGCACCGCGAAGCGCGTGGTGCAGAAAGACGGCTCGCCCGCGCCGCTCGAAGACTTCGAGCGGGTGATCCGCGTCAACCTGATCGGCACCTACAACGTGATCCGCCTCACGGCCGCGCGCATCGTGGCGCTCGACCCGCTGGAAGACGGTGAGCGCGGTGTGTTCGTCAACACCGCCTCGGCCGCGGCCTTCGACGGCCAGGTCGGGCAGGAAGCGTATTCGGCCTCCAAGGGCGGTCTCGCCGCGATGACGCTGCCGCTCGCGCGCGACCTCGCCCAGTTCGGCGTGCGGGCCTGCACCATTGCCCCGGGCTTGTTCCTCACGCCCTTGCTCGCCGAGCTGCCGCAGCAGGTGCAGGAGTCGCTTGCGGCCAGCATTCCTTTCCCCAAGCGCCTGGGCAAGCCCGAAGAGTTCGGCCACCTGGCAGCGAGCATCGTCGAGAACCTTTCGCTCAACGGCGAGGTGATCCGTCTCGACGGCGCCCTGCGCATGGCGGCACGTTGA